TACAATCCTTTCCCCACCTACTCCTTTACCGGGTCGGTTCGACCGGTCTATCCACTGTCTCCGATGCGCACCCTTCCGACGTCGATCAAACGCCCGGACTGGTCTGAGACCGGCATCCCGAAAGGGGAGCGGCGCTTGCACCGGTCGAAGATTGATATTCTCGACGCCAAGGGACAGGAGGCAATGCGCAAAGTGTGTCGCTTAGCTCGGGAGGTACTGGATATCACCGCCGCCGAGGTCCGACCAGGTATTACCACGGACTACCTGGACGATGTCTGTCACAAGGCTTGTATCGAACGGAATGTAGGTGCCACTTGTACCCTGATACCTTATATAATTTATCTTTCTTGCTAATACAGACAGGCCTACCCTTCGCCTTTGAATTATAATCATTTCCCCAAATCGCTTTGTACGTCTCCTAACGAGGTAGTTTGTCATGGCATTCCGGATCAGCGGATTCTTCTCGATGGTGATATTTTGAACCTCGACATATCAATATATCACGGTGGTTACCACGCTGACGTCAACGAAACGTATTACGTGGGTGATCGAGCCAAGGCGGATCCTGACTCGGTCCGAGTGGTGGAAACGACCAGAGAGTGCTTGGATATGGCAATCGAGCTCGTAAAGCCTGGCACCCTCCTCCGAGACTTTGGCAAGGTCATTGAGAAGCATGCCAAGTCCCGAAACTGTAGCGTCCACACGACCTGGGGTGGCCATGGTATCAACACCGAATTCCACCCCCCGCCCTGGATCCCTCATTATGCCAACAGTAAGGTGCCCGGAGTGTGCAAATCGGGGATGACATTCACAATCGAACCCATTCTGACGCTTGGCAAACCGCGGGAAATCTATTGGCCCGATGACTGGACAAATGTGACGGTGGATGGCAAACGGACGGCTCAGTTTGGTGAGTACAGCATGCATATCACGTAGAAAGCCTTATGCTAATATCTCTGGAGAACACACCTTACTGGTCACAGAAACCGGGGTCGAGGTCTTGACTGCGAGACTGGAGGATTCTCCAGGAGGACCGATTCCCATCCCCACGACCGACAACGGTAACAGCGCATAGTCCGCCTCGTACATCTCGAATTGAAAGACATGGTAGAGCAAGGGACAATTGGTCATCTAAAACACATTAAGGGAAGAACACGATTTCCAGGGCACAGTAGCACGTAGGCTAGATTAAATGACATGAAGAGAGTCGGATGACCCGACGGTCAGATCTGCCCGCGTCGCACGTACATTGTTACACGCGACGTGACCTGTTGATTATATAATCTGCTGCTCGAGGAGTCGAGGTGTATACAGTGCGAAGTATTTCAGCTATTTGAACTAAATCTACTAAAACAGCCTACTGTTCAATGAGACAGGAATTTGAAGCTGAGTATCCGAAGGACTCTAGGGCCTAGAAGCTTGTTCGGACTCAGATGTACGAGCCATATTACTAGTAGCCTCCCTTGTAGGTGGAGCCTGTGGCATCCACCTACCGTTTCTGGCCAAGTGGAGCGTACCATATTATGGAACATCGTTACCCAGCAAATCACAAACGCTGCAGAGGGCGGGAGGTAGAACTAATCGGTATACAAATACGCCCCACTTCAAAATATTCGGACATCGatacatactccgtaacTTCCAAACATAGTAACGGCAGCAGCTGAGCCTTCGTACGACCCCCAAATGGAATAGAACCTGCCGTCCACGAATGAGTATATCAGCTGTGACCGGTGTCCCTCTCTACATATTCACCAGGACATATCCATGATATTTCACGCAGAAAGCCTAAAGATGCCATCATCTGCCGAGCAAACCTTCCTCATCTATGAGCTTACCGAACATATCATTCTGCAGCTGGATGATCCAGTGAAAATCCTTCGCGCACAGCGTGTTTGCCGTCGCTGGAGAGATATTATCCAAACATCCCCGATACTGCGCGTGGCCTGCTGGTATCAATCGTCTTCGAAGCTCAAGCACGCTCAAACGCGACCAATCTCCGACGAAAAAGCATGGAGGCTGAACCCTGCTTTCGACCAAATCGGCGTGCCACTGCTCAAAGCtccaggagaagatgc
This DNA window, taken from Aspergillus flavus chromosome 5, complete sequence, encodes the following:
- a CDS encoding putative methionine aminopeptidase, type I, with protein sequence MPSKRKCLGVDCHNEAEALQCPTCLKLGMKDSYFCSQDCFKKNWAEHKTVHKTAEGKTQNGNLRLMIHSKIVTEPDPATGLYNPFPTYSFTGSVRPVYPLSPMRTLPTSIKRPDWSETGIPKGERRLHRSKIDILDAKGQEAMRKVCRLAREVLDITAAEVRPGITTDYLDDVCHKACIERNAYPSPLNYNHFPKSLCTSPNEVVCHGIPDQRILLDGDILNLDISIYHGGYHADVNETYYVGDRAKADPDSVRVVETTRECLDMAIELVKPGTLLRDFGKVIEKHAKSRNCSVHTTWGGHGINTEFHPPPWIPHYANSKVPGVCKSGMTFTIEPILTLGKPREIYWPDDWTNVTVDGKRTAQFEHTLLVTETGVEVLTARLEDSPGGPIPIPTTDNGNSA